Genomic DNA from Ilyobacter polytropus DSM 2926:
CCTCCTTTTGTTGATTTTTTATGCTCATGCTTTCCCTCCATAAATAATAGGAGAGTTTTAAAACGGTCCCCTACACTGTTTTAAAACCCACCTTCATTTTCTATTATAATTAAAATGTTCAAAAAAACTACTCTTTTCCTTTTAATTCAAGATACTTGTCCACCATGGATTTTGCAGCAGGTCCGGCTATACTTCCTCCGCCCCCTGCTCCTTCTGCAAAAACAACAAACACAACCTCAGGATTATCTGCCGGAAAATATCCAGCTACCCATGCATGGGATTTTTTATACTGAGAATTTTGTGCTGATCCTGTCTTTGCTGCGACTTTTATACCTTGAGTTCTGAGGGCTTTTGCAGTACCGTTGTCTTGTTCCACCGTTGCTATCAGATCTTCATTTAATATATCAAAATATCTTTGTGAAACATCAGTTTCCATATATTTATCTCTTAAAACAGATTCTATACTATCAGAACCTTTAAAATAATTTACCACGTGAGGTCTGTAGGCGTATCCCTTGTTTGCAAGAATACAATATGCCATTGCTGCTTGAAGAGGTGTCATAGTAAGGTATCCCTGTCCTATAGAGAGATTTACCGTATCTCCCCTATACCAGCCCTCTTTTACATATTTTCTTTTCCACGATTCGTCAGGAAGTCTTCCGGATCTTTCTCCTGGAACGTCTATTCCTGTTTTTTTACCTATACCAAACTTTGTAGCCGTTTTAACTATAGGCTCATAACCCATCTCATCCCCAAGCTTATAAAAATAAGTATTCACAGATTCAACCAGGGCTTTTTTCAGATTCACAAATCCGTGTCCGCCGTGTTTCCAAGATTTCCACTTCCATTTACCGATCTGATAATATCCCGGGTCATATATAGTTTCGTCTGGATTCAGGCCTTTTCCAAGAAGAGCTGTAGCAGTTATTATCTTAAATATTGACCCCGGAGGATACTCTCCCGTTATAGCTCTGTCACTTAGAGGTCTTCTTCTATCGTTTGTAATCTTACTCCATTCTTTAGGTGAAATTCTAGAACTAAACATATTCAGAGAATATGTGGGATAACTTACCATTGCGAGAATTTCACCGTTTTTGGGATTAATAGCAATAGCAGATCCTTGTAGTTTCTTACTTTTAAAATATTCTTCCATATGACTCTGCAGCTCTTTATCTATCGTTAGATAGATATCCTTTCCTTGATCAGGTTCTCTGGTCTTGAGTTTCTTCACAATTCTGTTAAGAGCGTTTACCTCTATATATTCATACCCTGCCTTACCTTGAAGTTGTAGATCATACTCCTTTTCCACGCCGTTTTTTCCTATTATATCTCTTTGTGTATAACCCAATCCCTTGAGTTTTTTGTACTCTGCTGCTGAGATTTTTTTTACATACCCTAAAACGTGTGAAGCCAGAGTATCATAAATATACTTTCTCTTAGAATATGTCTGAACCTGCAAGTAGGGGTAGTCAGAAAGTTTTTCCATTATTCTATGAGCTTCTTTTTCATCAAGGTCTTCTAAAAGTATATTTTCTCTTGTATAGGGAAAAATTTCCCCGTATTTTATTCGTTTTTCTATATATTCTTTTTCAAAACCTGTAAGATGAGATATTTCCCTTACTATCTCATCGTCAAATTTTCTTTCTTTCATATAAACTAGCCTGTAGCCAGCCTCATTTGTTACAAGTAACTTTCCTTTAGAATCAAATATTTTACCTCTTGGAGCCTCGATTCTTTTTAGTTTAACTCTGTTTTTCTCAGAAAGATTTTTGTACTTTTCTCCCTTTATGATCTGAAGATAAAATAGCCTAGACCCGAGAAGTGCAAATATCACAACAACAAATATCTGAAATATGTTGCATCTGCTGCTATTGTTTTTTCCAAGTCTCACTTCAAAACTTTTTTTTTCTTCATTACATACTCCCGAAAAACTTATCGTCTTTTTTCATGTATAGATAATTAAAGATCCCGTATGACATCATCAGTTTAATCAATATAAAAAACGTGAAATAACCTGTCTTAAAATATACCATTCCACAGTATAGTACTGCCTGAATTAATATAATAAAGGGAAGGTTATATTTTTCATAGGCTATAATTTTAGATACCCAGTGAAAAACAAGATAAAATACTGTCCCTGCCATAGCTGCAGTTGTAAAACTTACACTTTGA
This window encodes:
- the mrdA gene encoding penicillin-binding protein 2 → MRLGKNNSSRCNIFQIFVVVIFALLGSRLFYLQIIKGEKYKNLSEKNRVKLKRIEAPRGKIFDSKGKLLVTNEAGYRLVYMKERKFDDEIVREISHLTGFEKEYIEKRIKYGEIFPYTRENILLEDLDEKEAHRIMEKLSDYPYLQVQTYSKRKYIYDTLASHVLGYVKKISAAEYKKLKGLGYTQRDIIGKNGVEKEYDLQLQGKAGYEYIEVNALNRIVKKLKTREPDQGKDIYLTIDKELQSHMEEYFKSKKLQGSAIAINPKNGEILAMVSYPTYSLNMFSSRISPKEWSKITNDRRRPLSDRAITGEYPPGSIFKIITATALLGKGLNPDETIYDPGYYQIGKWKWKSWKHGGHGFVNLKKALVESVNTYFYKLGDEMGYEPIVKTATKFGIGKKTGIDVPGERSGRLPDESWKRKYVKEGWYRGDTVNLSIGQGYLTMTPLQAAMAYCILANKGYAYRPHVVNYFKGSDSIESVLRDKYMETDVSQRYFDILNEDLIATVEQDNGTAKALRTQGIKVAAKTGSAQNSQYKKSHAWVAGYFPADNPEVVFVVFAEGAGGGGSIAGPAAKSMVDKYLELKGKE